The DNA region ATCGGCACGTTGAACATCGACTTCGGCGCCTCGAACGGCAGCGTGGCCGACTGCTCCTGGAAGACCTGGTTCACATACCGGACCACCGCGGGCGCCAGCCCGATGACGTCGCGCACCGCGTTGACCGCGTTCGCGATCCCGGCCAGCGGCGGGCCGTCCCTGCGCGGTGCCTCGGCGGCGTCGGTGCGCATCCGCGGCGACCACGGTGGGCGCATGTCGCGCTCGGCCGGGTCCTCCGACAGCGACTTCTGCAGCAGCCGCAGCGCGGACACGCCGTCGACCAGCGCGTGGTGGACCTTGGTATAGACGGCGAACCGGTTGTCGGCGAGGCCCTCGATCAGGTGCGCCTCCCACAGCGGGCGGTGCCGGTCGAGCAGCGAGCCGTGCAGCCGGGACACCAGTTCCAGCAGCTCACGCACGCGCCCCGGGGTCGGCAGCGCGGAGAGCCGGACGTGGTATTCGAGGTCGATGTCGTCGTCGGCGGCCCAGCGCAGCGGGCCGACGCTGCCGACCGGGCCGCGCGGCCTGCGCCGGAACAGCGATCGGATGTCGACCTCTTCGAGCAGCCGCTTGTGCAGGTCGCTCACGAAGTCGGGGCCCGCGCCCTCAGGCCGCTCGAACAGCTGCAGGCCGCCGACGTGCAATGGGTGTTCGCGCGACTCGCCGAGCAGGAACATCGAGTCGGTGACGGGCATGAGCGCCATGTGCGGTCCTCCAGCTTCCGAACGTTCAACGCTGCCACTGCGCGCGGGTTACCGCAATCAGCCGAGCCGTTCGACGATCGTCACGTTAGCTTGGCCACCGCCCTCGCACATGGTTTGCAGTCCGAACCGCCCGCCGGTGCGCTCCAGCTCGTGCAGCAGCGTGGTGAACAGCTTGGTCCCGGTCGCGCCGATCGGGTGGCCGAGGGCGATGCCGCCGCCGTTGACGTTGAGCTTGGCCGGGTCGGCGCCCAGGTCGCGTAGCCAGGCCAGCGGCACGCTCGCGAAGGCCTCATTGACCTCGAACAAGTCGATCTGGTCCAGCGACATCCCGGCCCGGTCCAGCGCGAATCGGGTCGCGCGGATCGGCGCGGTCAGCATGAACACGGGGTCGTCGCCGCGCGCCGAGAGATGGTGGATGCGGGCACGCGGCGTCAGGCCATGGATCTCGACGGCGCGTTCGGAGGCGATCAGCACCGCGCTCGCCGCGTCGGAGATCTGGCTGGCCATGGCGGCGGTGGTGATCCCGCCCTCGCGCAGCGGCTTGAGCCCGGCCATCTTCGCCAGGGACGTGTCGCGGCGCGGGCCCTCATCGACGCCGAACTCGCCGACCGGGACTATCTCGCGGTCGAACCGGCCCGCGTCGATGGCAGCGGCCGCGCGCTGGTGGCTGGTCAGCGCGAATTCCTCCAGGTCGTCGCGGCTGATCGCCCACTTCTCGGCGATCAGGTCGGCCGCGCGGAACTGGTCGACCTCCTCGGCGCCGTAGCGGGCGTCCCACCCGGAGGAACCGGACATGGGGGTCGGGAAGCCGAACTGCTGTCCGACGGTCATCGCCGAGCCGATGGGGATCTGGCTCATGCTCTGCACCCCGCCTGCGACCACGAGGTCGGCGGTGCCGCTGAGCACGGCCTGCGCGGCGAAGTGCAGCGCCTGCTGGCTCGACCCGCACTGCCGGTCGACGGTCACCCCCGGCACCTCGTCGGGCAGCCCGGCGGCCAGCCACGACAGCCGCGCGATGTCGCCTGCCTGCGGGCCGATCGTGTCGACACACCCGAAGATCACGTCGTCCACCGCGGCGGGGTCGACGTCGACCCGGCCGAGCAGCGCCCGCAGCACGTGCGCGCCCAGGTCCATCGGGTGCACGGTGCTGAGCGCGCCGCCGCGGCGAGCGGTCGGGGTGCGCAGGGCATCGATCACGTAGGCCATGGGCTACTCCTTAGGGCTGGTGGCGATCCCGTCGAGCAGGATGCCGAGGTACTGGCGGGCGATGTCCTGGTAGGTCAGCGCGCCGCCCGGGGTGTACCAGCGGACGGCGACCCAGACGGTGTCGCGCAGGAAGCGGTAGGCGACCTCGACGTCGAGGTCCGAGCGAAACACGCTGTTACGGACGCCGTCGCTGAGGATGGTCGACCACATCTTGTGGAACTGGACATTGCGCTCCTCGATGTAGCCGAAGCGCTCGAACTGGGCCAGATACGACGCTTCGTTCTGGTAGATCGCGACGTCGGAGTGCCTGCGGTCGATCGCATCGAAGGACGCCACGACCACGGCCTCCAGGGTCTCGCGCGGCCCGGCGCCGAGGGCCACGATCTCCTCGTAGCGACCGAAGAGCGCGTCGAGGAAGCCGGTCAGGATCTCGTCCACCATGGACTCCTTGGAGTCGAAGTGGTGGTAGAGGCTGCCGGACAGGATGCCCGCGCGGTCGGCGATGTCGCGGACCGTGGTGGCCCGGAAGCCGCGTTCGGCGAACATCTCGGCGGCCAGGGCCAGCAGTTCCGCGCGCCTGCCGCTGGTCTCTCGCATGTCGGTCCTCTCAGGGATGCTGGCTGCTAGGTGAGGTGCCGGTCCCAGGCCAGCCGTTCGTCGAACGCCTCGTGCTCGCGACCGGGGCCGCCGAGTCCGCGCAGATGCTTGAACTCGCCCGCCAGGTTGTCGGCCAACCACTGGCGGGCAGCCATTCGGAAGTCCATGAGCACCTCCACTCTTGCCTACGTCGGCCAGAGTAGCCTACCAAGCACTTGCTTTGGAGGAGGTCGCGTGTCGGCCTCACACGCGCCGAAGCGGGCCGCGGCGCTCCGCAGGGCTGCCGGGGTGGTGGCTGGCATCACTGGGTGGTCGCCGCGCTCGGAGCGCAGTACGCGGGCGGGGCGTTGGTGCTGGTCGAGCGGATGCGGTCGGAGTGCTCAGCCCGCGATCACTTTGAGTCGGAGTCGATGAAGTACTGGCCGCCCACCAGGATGACCTTCACGGTGCGCTTGCGGACGTCGTCCCCGGAGGACGCCTTGCCGGTGACCTCGACGCTGACCATCACCGATCCGTCGGGGTTCTCGCCGGTCACCCGCGCCTGCCGGGAGCTGACGTACTGGAACTTGGCCCAGTAGGCGTCGAAGGCGGCGCGGTCGGCGAAGGCGGCCTTGCCGTTGGGGCCGAGCATCTCCCAGCGCGCGTCGGGCGTCGCGTCGCCGAAGTAGTCGATGACCTTCTGCCCGGCGGCGGAGTAGTTGGTGACCTTCTCCGCCTGGGCGACCGTCGTCGACACCGTGGTCGGCGGGGTGGTCGACGACTGCGTGGCTACGGTCCCGGCCCCACCCTTGTCGGAATTGACCACGATGAACGTGACCACGCCGCCGAGGACCAAGACGGCGGCGAGGATCCAGACCAGCACCGGCACCCCGCGGCGCGGCGGCGGCGCCGGGCGATCGGTCGGCACCCGCCGGACGGGCGCGGTGGCCTCGACGGGAACGAAGGAACCCCGCGGGTCAGGTCGCGGTCCGGTCCGGACGCCGACCGGGCGCTGGGGCGTTCGCGGGTCCAGCGAGCGCACACCGACCGCGGTACGGGCGTGCAGATCGGACATGCGCAGCTCGGGCAGCCGGGAGTCGCGCAGGTCGACGGTGTCCGGGTCGGCCATGGGCAGCGGCGCGGTCGGCGCGGCCAGCGTGGTGGCGGCCTCGGCCATGGTGGGCCGGTGCGCGGGCTCGGACCGCAAGAGCGACATCAGGGTCGGCGTCAGCGATCCGCCGTTGCGCGGCGGGTCGACGTGGCCTTTGGCCACGGCGTGCAGCAGGGCCAGCGGATTCGGGTTCAGGCCGAACGGCGGCGAGCCCTCGATGGCGTGATAGAGCGTGGCGCCCAAGGAGAACACGTCCGAGGCGTGGCTGGGGTCCTTGCCGCGGGCGATCTCCGGTGCCAGGTAGGCCGGGGTGCCCGCGAGCATCCCGGTCTCGGTGATCGTGGCGTCGCCGAGCGCGCGGGAGATGCCGAAGTCGGTGATCTTCACCGTGCCCTCGTCGGCGAGCAGGATGTTGCCGGGCTTGACGTCGCGGTGCACGATCCCGGCCGCGTGCGCGGCGGCGAGGGCGGCGGCGACCTGGGAGCCGATGGCGGCGACCTGGTCCGGCGGCAGCGTGCCGCGCTCGGCCAGCACCGCCGACAGGCTCTTCGAGGCCAAGAACTCCATGATCAGGAAGGGGTCGCCGTCCTGCTCGGCGACGTCGAGCATGGCGATGGCGTTGCGGTGCTGCAGCCGCGCGGCGATGCGTGCCTCGCGCATCGCGCGCCTGCGCGCCTCGTCGGTCTGCGCCTCACTCAGGCCGGTGCGGACGTGCAGGTGCTTGACCGCGATGATCCGCCCGAGGCGCTCATCCTTGGCCCGCCAGACGACGCCCATGGCGCCGCTGCCGATGGTCTCCAGCAGGCGGTAGCGATCCGCGACGAGCTGACCCTCTTCGATGACCCGGCACTCCTCGAATGTGGCGTTCCCGTGAACACACGACACTATCGAACGAGCCCACACGAACCGCAGCGGTCCAGCTAGTCAACCAAGCGATTGTTTGGTGACTAGCTGGGTGACCGATGAGCGGACCGCGCTGCGCGAAACCGTCCGACTGCTGCTGTCGCGAGTGTCCGACAGTGCCGCGGTCCGAGCCGCGATGGTCTCGGCCCGCGGGTACGACGAGAGCCTGTGGCGCAGGCTGTGCGACGAGATCGGGGTGGCCGGGCTGAGCGTGCCGGAGCGCTTCGGTGGAGTCGGCGCGAGCGTCGCGGAAACCGCCGTCGTACTGGGCGAACTCGGCCGCACGCTGACCCCGGCGCCGCTGCTGGGCTCGACCGTGGCCGCGCACGCGGTGCTGGCGACCGGGGACGAGGACGCCGCGGCCCGGCTGCTGCCCGCGATCGCCGAGTGCAGGGTCGCCGCGCTGGCGTGGACCGGGGCGGACGGCGCGTGGGATCCGGCGCGGCCTTCGTGCGTGGCGAA from Alloactinosynnema sp. L-07 includes:
- a CDS encoding wax ester/triacylglycerol synthase family O-acyltransferase, whose protein sequence is MALMPVTDSMFLLGESREHPLHVGGLQLFERPEGAGPDFVSDLHKRLLEEVDIRSLFRRRPRGPVGSVGPLRWAADDDIDLEYHVRLSALPTPGRVRELLELVSRLHGSLLDRHRPLWEAHLIEGLADNRFAVYTKVHHALVDGVSALRLLQKSLSEDPAERDMRPPWSPRMRTDAAEAPRRDGPPLAGIANAVNAVRDVIGLAPAVVRYVNQVFQEQSATLPFEAPKSMFNVPITGARRFAAQGWPMERVRAVGVAAGATVNDVMLAMCAGALREYMIELGQLPDKPLVAAVPISLRADGDSAGGNAIGLILTTLATDVDDPVDRLAAITESMRRGKEFYSGMSQLQITALSAIPFAPLAVALLPGAQKITPPAFNLLISNVPGPKNALYWNGAKMQGVYPVSIPYEGQALNITVTSYNGSLEFGLTGCRRSVPHLQRLLTHLETTLAAMEKQLG
- a CDS encoding acetyl-CoA C-acetyltransferase → MAYVIDALRTPTARRGGALSTVHPMDLGAHVLRALLGRVDVDPAAVDDVIFGCVDTIGPQAGDIARLSWLAAGLPDEVPGVTVDRQCGSSQQALHFAAQAVLSGTADLVVAGGVQSMSQIPIGSAMTVGQQFGFPTPMSGSSGWDARYGAEEVDQFRAADLIAEKWAISRDDLEEFALTSHQRAAAAIDAGRFDREIVPVGEFGVDEGPRRDTSLAKMAGLKPLREGGITTAAMASQISDAASAVLIASERAVEIHGLTPRARIHHLSARGDDPVFMLTAPIRATRFALDRAGMSLDQIDLFEVNEAFASVPLAWLRDLGADPAKLNVNGGGIALGHPIGATGTKLFTTLLHELERTGGRFGLQTMCEGGGQANVTIVERLG
- a CDS encoding TetR/AcrR family transcriptional regulator, whose protein sequence is MRETSGRRAELLALAAEMFAERGFRATTVRDIADRAGILSGSLYHHFDSKESMVDEILTGFLDALFGRYEEIVALGAGPRETLEAVVVASFDAIDRRHSDVAIYQNEASYLAQFERFGYIEERNVQFHKMWSTILSDGVRNSVFRSDLDVEVAYRFLRDTVWVAVRWYTPGGALTYQDIARQYLGILLDGIATSPKE
- a CDS encoding serine/threonine-protein kinase, encoding MSCVHGNATFEECRVIEEGQLVADRYRLLETIGSGAMGVVWRAKDERLGRIIAVKHLHVRTGLSEAQTDEARRRAMREARIAARLQHRNAIAMLDVAEQDGDPFLIMEFLASKSLSAVLAERGTLPPDQVAAIGSQVAAALAAAHAAGIVHRDVKPGNILLADEGTVKITDFGISRALGDATITETGMLAGTPAYLAPEIARGKDPSHASDVFSLGATLYHAIEGSPPFGLNPNPLALLHAVAKGHVDPPRNGGSLTPTLMSLLRSEPAHRPTMAEAATTLAAPTAPLPMADPDTVDLRDSRLPELRMSDLHARTAVGVRSLDPRTPQRPVGVRTGPRPDPRGSFVPVEATAPVRRVPTDRPAPPPRRGVPVLVWILAAVLVLGGVVTFIVVNSDKGGAGTVATQSSTTPPTTVSTTVAQAEKVTNYSAAGQKVIDYFGDATPDARWEMLGPNGKAAFADRAAFDAYWAKFQYVSSRQARVTGENPDGSVMVSVEVTGKASSGDDVRKRTVKVILVGGQYFIDSDSK